From the Corythoichthys intestinalis isolate RoL2023-P3 chromosome 13, ASM3026506v1, whole genome shotgun sequence genome, one window contains:
- the b3gat3 gene encoding galactosylgalactosylxylosylprotein 3-beta-glucuronosyltransferase 3: MATRMRLKLKTVFVLYFMVSLLGLIYALMQLGQRCDCTEHDMPKERTISRLRGELHRLQEQARKSEATRRPQKESSLPTIFVVTPTYARLVQKAELTRLSQTFLHVPRLHWIVVEDSQRKTPLVEQLLAKSGLTYTHLHVATAKERKLQEGDPNWLKPRGVEQRNEALRWLREDGKAREGVVYFADDDNTYSLQIFEEMRNTQRVSVWPVGLVGGMKYEKPVVERGKVVRFHVGWRPSRPFPMDMAGFAVSLKLLLDNPDSCFDGNAAMGFLESSLLQGLVTMDQLEPKADNCSKVLVWHTRTEKPKMKREDALQPQGLGSDPAVEV, from the exons ATGGCCACGAGAATGAGGCTGAAGCTGAAAACGGTGTTTGTGCTGTACTTCATGGTGTCTCTGCTGGGTCTCATCTATGCATTGATGCAGCTGG GTCAACGTTGTGACTGCACGGAGCACGACATGCCCAAGGAGCGTACCATATCACGACTGCGCGGGGAGCTGCACCGTCTTCAGGAGCAAGCCAGGAAGTCGGAGGCCACCCGACGACCCCAGAAAGAGTCCTCCCTGCCCACCATCTTTGTCGTCACGCCGACATACGCCAG GCTGGTGCAAAAGGCCGAGCTGACCCGCTTGTCCCAGACCTTCCTCCACGTGCCACGGCTCCACTGGATTGTCGTGGAGGACTCCCAACGCAAGACGCCTCTTGTGGAGCAACTCTTGGCCAAGTCGGGCTTGACTTACACTCACCTTCACGTGGCCACCGCCAAAGAACGCAAGCTGCAGGAG GGGGATCCGAATTGGCTCAAGCCTCGCGGCGTGGAGCAACGCAACGAAGCCTTACGCTGGCTACGAGAGGACGGGAAAGCACGGGAGGGCGTAGTCTATTTCGCCGATGACGATAACACGTACAGCCTGCAGATATTTGAAGAG ATGAGGAACACGCAGCGAGTGTCTGTGTGGCCCGTGGGGTTAGTCGGCGGGATGAAGTACGAGAAACCCGTCGTAGAACGGGGAAAG GTGGTCCGCTTTCACGTGGGTTGGCGTCCGAGTCGTCCCTTCCCCATGGACATGGCCGGTTTCGCCGTGTCCCTCAAGTTGCTCCTGGACAATCCCGACTCCTGTTTTGACGGCAACGCGGCAATGGGCTTCCTGGAGAGCAGTCTCTTGCAGGGACTCGTCACCATGGACCAACTTGAGCCCAAAGCGGATAACTGTTCCAAA